The following coding sequences lie in one Glycine soja cultivar W05 chromosome 16, ASM419377v2, whole genome shotgun sequence genomic window:
- the LOC114390401 gene encoding uncharacterized protein LOC114390401 produces the protein MAEPSSDAATASATRKNKADPGWKYCHSLVEGDTNTIVCNFCGKITKGGITRAKQHLIGKSGNVAACKKTPPNVIEELKEYMATKKSGTTYSTSGSGNMANIRDFEFGEPIGCDGSEEDEFADSCNAAASAKTKCGTKKGPMDKFCKNPENAINRRKMEMLRQMNIRESMDKNEVLKVHQHIARFWYQAGLSFNLIKLKSFENMVAAIGQYGPHLPIPSYHDIRVPLLKKEVEYTENLMKGHREQWVKYGCTIMSDAWTDRKQRCIINFLINSQAGTMFLKSVDGSDFVKTDEKLFELLDAIVEEVGEENVVQVVTDNGSNYVLAGKLLEEKRKHIYWTPCAAHCIDLMLEDIGKLPLIRKTIRRAINLVGFIYAHSSTLSLLRNFTNKRELVRHAITRFATSYLTLERLHKEKANIRKMFTSDEWTLNKLSKEPKGKEAAKVVLMPSFWNSVVYTLKVMAPLVKVLRLVDGERKPAMGYIYEAMDKAKETIMKSFNNNESKYKDVFEIIDKRWNCQLHRPLHAAAHFLNPEFFYDNTDLEFDFEVTNGLFECIKKLIPQFDVQQKILTELHLYKIGADHFGSDFAMAQRKTHSPTYWWRMFGSQTPNLQKLAIKILSLTCSASGCERNWSVFEQIHSKKRNRLEHKRLHDLVFVKYNQQLKQRYNARDEIDPISLNDIDVCNEWLVGEMDQDDDNDAGNDLVFEDDDALNWATVYQASGVGECRMYTRRKKQKTSVAAAQTSKKQAMVVGSSSRKQKAVQENDEDLDVEENIDVESEEEEIMVNFEASDGEEGEGDAPLPYDNNEDDYVGIGEDD, from the exons ATGGCTGAACCATCATCCGATGCTGCTACTGCAAGTGCAACGAGGAAAAATAAGGCAGACCCAGGCTGGAAATATTGCCATTCACTAGTGGAAGGAGATACAAACAccattgtttgtaatttttgtgGAAAAATCACTAAGGGAGGAATAACCCGAGCCAAACAACACCTGATTGGGAAGTCGGGCAACGTTGCAGCTTGCAAGAAAACTCCCCCAAATGTAATCGAAGAGTTGAAGGAATATATGGCTACAAAAAAAAGTGGGACCACTTACAGTACTTCTGGCAGTGGTAATATGGCAAATATAAGAGATTTTGAATTTGGTGAACCGATTGGATGTGATGGAAGTGAAGAAGATGAGTTTGCGGACTCTTGTAATGCTGCTGCAAGTGCAAAGACAAAGTGTGGGACTAAAAAAGGACCAATGGACAAATTCTGTAAGAATCCAGAAAATGCAATCAATCGGAGAAAAATGGAGATGCTGAGGCAAATGAACATAAGAGAGTCAATGGATAAGAATGAAGTATTGAAGGTGCATCAACATATTGCTCGCTTTTGGTACCAAGCAGGTTTGTCATTCAACCTCATTAAATTGAAAAGCTTTGAGAACATGGTTGCAGCCATTGGTCAATATGGGCCACATTTGCCCATTCCTAGCTATCATGACATCAGAGTTCCACTCTTGAAGAAGGAAGTTGAATATACTGAAAATTTGATGAAAGGCCATAGGGAGCAATGGGTCAAGTATGGTTGTACTATTATGTCCGATGCATGGACTGATCGGAAACAAAGatgcatcattaattttttgattaacTCTCAAGCTGGTACCATGTTTTTGAAGTCTGTTGATGGCTCTGATTTTGTGAAGACAGATGAAAAGCTTTTTGAGTTGCTTGATGCCATTGTGGAGGAAGTTGGAGAAGAGAATGTTGTTCAAGTTGTAACCGATAATGGGAGCAACTATGTTTTAGCGGGTAAGTTGTTGGAGGAGAAAAGGAAACATATTTATTGGACTCCTTGTGCAGCTCATTGTATTGATTTGATGCTTGAAGATATTGGGAAGCTTCCCTTGATAAGGAAGACCATTAGAAGGGCAATTAATCTAGTTGGGTTTATCTATGCCCATTCTAGTACCTTAAGTTTGTTGAGAAATTTTACAAACAAGAGGGAATTGGTGAGACATGCTATTACTAGATTTGCCACTTCTTATCTAACCTTGGAAAGGCTTCACAAAGAGAAAGCCAATATTAGAAAAATGTTTACTTCTGATgaatggaccttgaacaagctatCTAAGGAGCCTAAGGGAAAAGAAGCTGCAAAGGTAGTGCTCATGCCTTCTTTTTGGAATAGTGTGGTTTACACTCTTAAAGTCATGGCTCCACTTGTGAAAGTGCTTCGTCTTGTGGATGGTGAAAGGAAACCAGCCATGGGCTATATTTATGAAGCAATGGACAAggcaaaagaaacaattatGAAGTCTTTCAACAACAATGAAAGCAAGTACAAAGATGTGTTTGAAATCATTGATAAAAGATGGAATTGTCAGCTTCATAGGCCATTGCATGCAGCTGCCCACTTCTTAAATCCAGAGTTCTTTTATGACAACACTGACTTAGAGTTTGATTTTGAGGTCACCAATGGTTTGTTTGAGTGCATTAAGAAGTTGATTCCACAATTTGATGTGCAACAGAAAATTCTAACCGAGTTGCATCTTTACAAGATTGGTGCTGACCACTTTGGTTCCGACTTTGCAATGgctcaaaggaaaacccattctcCTA CATATTGGTGGCGAATGTTTGGGTCACAAACTCCAAATTTGCAGAAGCTGGCTATTAAGATTTTGAGTTTGACTTGCAGTGCTTCAGGATGTGAAAGAAATTGGAGTGTGTTTGAGCAA attcattccaaaaaaagaaataggctTGAGCACAAGAGGTTGCATGATTTGGTGTTTGTCAAATACAACCAACAATTGAAGCAAAGATATAATGCAagagatgaaattgatccaatttCTCTTAATGATATTGATGTATGCAATGAATGGCTCGTGGGAGAGATGGAtcaagatgatgataatgatgctggaaatgatttggtatttgaagatgatgatgctcTAAATTGGGCAACTGTGTATCAGGCTTCGGGGGTTGGAGAGTGTAGGATGTATACTAGGCggaaaaagcaaaaaacaagTGTTGCTGCTGCCCAAACTTCTAAAAAACAGGCAATGGTTGTTGGATCTTCATCAAGGAAGCAAAAAGCAGTCCAAGAAAATGATGAGGATCTAGATGTTGAGGAGAATATTGATGTTgaatctgaagaagaagaaatcatggTCAATTTTGAGGCGTCTGATGGggaagagggagagggagatgcTCCATTACCATATGATAACAACGAAGATGATTATGTTGGGATTGGAGAAGATGATTAG